A DNA window from Vibrio sp. CDRSL-10 TSBA contains the following coding sequences:
- a CDS encoding AMP-binding protein: protein MAPIQWCCPVSEVGLSGSSQFDARQFAAALEQYQPNSLVLTPALLMALIQVATLQPALTRSLTFVAVGGARVSAPLLQRAQACGIPAFEGYGLSECASVVSVNTPSHSKPGTSGRVLPHIEVRIADDGEVLVRGNLALGYIGEPFGHSWLATGDLGALDQDGFLTISGRKKNQIITAFGRNVSPEWIESEAQAMPALMGMIVVGEGQYGLTAVLDGDISDAIMGSMTRLNQHLPDYARITRLVTAPGLKHRAGLFTSNGRPVRQRLEQWLNQLDEQESGIVFTAVTHPGLHGSSRYINE from the coding sequence TTGGCGCCAATTCAGTGGTGCTGTCCGGTTTCTGAGGTTGGCTTATCCGGTTCAAGCCAGTTTGATGCCCGGCAGTTCGCCGCTGCTCTGGAGCAATATCAGCCCAACAGTCTGGTGCTGACTCCAGCGCTGCTGATGGCACTGATTCAGGTTGCGACCCTGCAACCAGCCTTGACCCGCAGCCTGACTTTTGTGGCTGTCGGTGGCGCGCGAGTGTCCGCGCCACTGCTGCAGCGGGCTCAGGCATGCGGCATTCCGGCTTTTGAGGGTTATGGCCTGTCAGAATGTGCGTCGGTGGTCAGTGTCAATACACCATCGCATTCTAAACCGGGTACAAGCGGCCGTGTACTGCCTCATATAGAGGTCAGAATTGCTGACGATGGTGAGGTGCTAGTGCGCGGTAATCTTGCTCTGGGTTATATCGGTGAGCCATTCGGTCATTCGTGGCTGGCAACCGGCGATTTAGGGGCATTAGACCAAGACGGTTTCCTCACCATCAGCGGACGTAAGAAAAATCAGATTATTACCGCTTTCGGACGCAATGTGTCGCCGGAATGGATCGAATCGGAAGCGCAGGCCATGCCCGCTTTAATGGGCATGATCGTGGTGGGTGAGGGGCAATACGGCCTGACAGCCGTTCTGGATGGCGACATCAGCGACGCCATCATGGGTAGTATGACCAGGCTTAATCAGCATCTGCCTGATTACGCACGCATTACTCGGCTGGTGACTGCACCGGGGCTGAAACACAGGGCAGGGCTGTTTACCAGTAATGGTCGTCCGGTTCGCCAGCGTTTAGAACAGTGGTTGAATCAACTGGATGAGCAGGAGTCGGGTATCGTTTTCACCGCCGTTACTCATCCAGGTTTACATGGTTCGTCCCGCTATATTAATGAATAA
- a CDS encoding iron-containing redox enzyme family protein, which yields MTAFFDRLKQETSAAQQAMLQAPIFAECARGDIDRATYLAFLTQAFHHVKHTVPLLMACGGRLPEKYEWLRQAIGEYIEEEKGHHEWILNDINACGGDAAAVRANRDAGRVGVLVELMVAYLYHQIDRANPIAFFGMVWVLEGTSVGVGGQVAALIKQTLNLPDQAMTYLTSHSALDQEHIQLFESLMNRITDPVDQQAIIDSANMVFGLYGGMLRQLTADQLLDVA from the coding sequence ATGACTGCATTTTTTGACCGACTGAAACAAGAAACGTCCGCAGCGCAGCAGGCGATGCTTCAGGCGCCGATTTTTGCCGAGTGTGCACGAGGCGACATTGATCGAGCCACCTATCTCGCATTTCTGACCCAGGCTTTTCACCATGTAAAGCATACTGTACCGCTGCTGATGGCCTGTGGCGGCCGGTTGCCTGAAAAGTATGAATGGCTGCGTCAGGCGATTGGTGAATACATTGAGGAAGAAAAGGGGCACCACGAGTGGATTCTCAATGATATCAATGCTTGCGGTGGCGATGCGGCGGCGGTGCGTGCCAATCGGGATGCAGGGCGCGTGGGTGTGCTGGTTGAACTGATGGTTGCCTACCTGTATCACCAGATTGATCGCGCCAATCCGATCGCTTTCTTTGGCATGGTCTGGGTGTTGGAAGGCACCAGTGTCGGGGTCGGTGGCCAGGTTGCGGCTTTGATCAAACAAACGCTGAATCTGCCGGATCAGGCGATGACGTATCTGACTTCGCACAGCGCGCTTGATCAGGAGCATATCCAGTTGTTTGAAAGCCTGATGAACCGTATCACGGACCCGGTTGATCAACAGGCGATTATAGATTCAGCCAACATGGTGTTTGGTTTGTACGGCGGTATGCTACGTCAGCTGACCGCAGACCAGTTGCTGGATGTGGCGTAA
- a CDS encoding SDR family oxidoreductase — translation MNLQDKQVLLTGASGGIGEKIALALEAKGASLILVARNRNKLEALKNSLNYPQRHQVLCVDFNQPDGIETLDEFCLAQIKKRRIDVLINNAGNNQFSFLAQRCAKSLQQEMHLNLMTPILTSQAALGWLQRPGIILNIGSTFGSIGFPGYTSYCAAKAGVQRFSEALDRELDGAGIRVLYLAPRATATTLNDDRVTEMNRRLGNHSDAPEVVAQHVVTILEKERAAMWIGWPEKLFARINQLLPKLVSNSIRKQQDTIHHYINQAASK, via the coding sequence ATGAATTTGCAGGATAAACAGGTATTACTGACCGGGGCGTCAGGTGGTATCGGAGAAAAAATTGCGCTGGCTCTGGAGGCGAAAGGTGCGTCATTGATTCTGGTTGCCCGTAATCGCAATAAACTGGAAGCGTTGAAAAACAGTCTTAATTACCCTCAACGTCACCAGGTACTGTGTGTCGATTTTAACCAACCCGATGGCATTGAAACCTTGGATGAGTTCTGTCTTGCTCAGATCAAAAAGCGCCGTATCGATGTGTTGATTAATAACGCCGGTAATAATCAGTTCAGCTTTCTGGCCCAGCGTTGTGCTAAGTCGCTGCAGCAAGAGATGCATCTTAATCTGATGACCCCGATTCTGACCAGTCAGGCGGCTCTGGGCTGGTTACAGCGTCCGGGTATTATCCTCAATATCGGTTCTACCTTCGGGTCGATCGGTTTTCCTGGCTACACCAGTTACTGCGCGGCCAAAGCCGGTGTGCAGCGCTTTAGCGAAGCACTCGATCGAGAATTGGATGGCGCGGGAATCCGGGTGCTGTATCTGGCTCCCAGGGCGACAGCCACCACCCTCAATGACGATCGTGTCACTGAGATGAACCGTCGCCTGGGCAACCACAGTGATGCTCCTGAGGTGGTCGCACAGCATGTGGTGACAATTTTAGAAAAAGAGCGGGCCGCGATGTGGATTGGCTGGCCGGAAAAACTGTTCGCGCGCATTAATCAACTGCTGCCCAAGCTGGTCAGTAATTCGATTCGCAAGCAACAGGACACGATTCACCATTACATCAACCAGGCGGCATCTAAATAA
- a CDS encoding ATP-binding protein has product MKNSGQKEFSIKQRLTITVVVLSSVLILISLFFSFMVSQHEIEEVYDARLGQSAKLLLLGIPLEEQGLEATKAREMLNTWMERISAQAKDDDDATAFGHPYERNILVQFYLNGQLTWSSIPDITTTPHDPRYAGFGYMTIDHQSWRYFQLPLPNDYHTRPEYVIVAEKQSIRDEMVHELALSTALPQLIMIPCLALVMTLLIGKHFEPITELRRAITQRNVNRLDTIFVANPTQELSPLVAALNALLEELEQAWMRERRFTRMAAHELKTPLTVLRLNAENALLSQNEEQLKSDLNNILRGIERTDRLIQQLLLLAKVESIHDLKFASLNLKRLAQNVTAELVPLALRNGQELSLEGDDIFVLGDEPLLRILVTNLVDNAIRYSGQGSQICIRVNEDAGSANLWVSDSGPAISDETREKLFENFYRANTEKGDGAGLGMSITRDIARLHRGDVVLLERENEHNTFWVNLPKA; this is encoded by the coding sequence TTGAAAAATAGCGGTCAGAAAGAATTTTCGATTAAACAGCGTCTGACGATCACTGTTGTCGTTTTGTCATCGGTATTGATCCTGATCTCGCTGTTTTTTAGTTTTATGGTCTCGCAACACGAAATTGAAGAAGTGTATGATGCGCGCCTCGGCCAATCTGCCAAATTGTTGTTACTTGGTATTCCTTTGGAAGAACAGGGGCTTGAGGCGACTAAGGCCAGAGAAATGCTCAATACGTGGATGGAGCGTATTTCCGCCCAGGCTAAGGATGACGATGATGCGACCGCGTTCGGTCATCCTTATGAGCGCAATATTCTGGTTCAGTTTTATCTCAACGGCCAGTTAACCTGGAGCTCAATTCCCGACATCACCACCACGCCGCATGATCCCCGCTATGCCGGTTTTGGCTATATGACGATCGATCATCAGTCCTGGCGCTATTTTCAGCTGCCGCTACCCAATGATTATCACACTCGTCCCGAATATGTGATTGTTGCTGAGAAGCAGTCAATTCGCGATGAAATGGTGCATGAGCTGGCGTTATCGACCGCTTTACCTCAGCTGATTATGATCCCTTGTCTTGCCCTGGTGATGACGTTATTGATTGGTAAACATTTTGAACCGATCACAGAGCTGAGACGGGCGATTACCCAGCGTAACGTTAATAGGCTCGACACCATTTTTGTTGCCAACCCGACTCAGGAGCTTTCCCCTCTGGTCGCGGCACTGAACGCATTACTGGAAGAGCTGGAACAGGCCTGGATGCGTGAACGCCGCTTTACCCGCATGGCTGCTCATGAACTGAAGACGCCACTGACCGTGCTAAGGCTTAACGCGGAAAATGCCCTGCTGAGCCAGAACGAAGAGCAGTTAAAATCTGATCTGAACAATATTTTACGCGGCATTGAACGGACTGACCGTTTGATCCAGCAACTGTTGCTGCTGGCGAAAGTGGAAAGCATCCATGATCTTAAGTTTGCCAGCCTCAATCTGAAACGTCTGGCACAAAACGTAACGGCGGAATTAGTGCCTCTGGCACTGCGTAACGGACAGGAATTGTCACTGGAAGGCGATGATATTTTTGTACTGGGTGATGAGCCGCTGCTGCGCATTTTGGTCACTAATCTGGTCGATAACGCGATCCGTTACTCTGGGCAGGGCAGTCAGATCTGTATCAGGGTCAATGAAGATGCCGGCAGTGCCAATCTTTGGGTCAGTGACAGCGGTCCCGCCATCAGTGATGAAACCAGAGAAAAACTGTTTGAAAATTTCTATCGTGCCAATACTGAAAAAGGTGACGGGGCCGGTTTGGGGATGTCTATTACACGTGATATTGCGCGCTTACATCGTGGTGATGTGGTTCTGCTTGAGCGAGAAAATGAACATAATACTTTCTGGGTAAATCTGCCTAAAGCCTAG
- a CDS encoding LysR family transcriptional regulator translates to MDYIHLSRFSLKHLTALHVMLSTRSVTQTAARLCVSPSSISKILAQLRALLDDDLFYRDGNQLIPTPCAIQMGPAVHSILSSMNGILHQANFEPTQYSGHYHLAMRESTLELFAADIANIIDECSPELSLTIHSKEHHGFESLQRGVIDFMILPHDISQPPTHAKDLVWQVITGDEMVCLMNPAHPLAEQEMTIENYLSCQHISILDKELSEPFFEKALAQNHRSRQIKLTTADFGAAAIMCHHTDLLFTCSRHWAKNAKQAKGLVCKSLPFDYGTVAYSLVWNKPSMNDQAMKWLCQRLTQGRCDCVISGDEIHPVSSQDRV, encoded by the coding sequence ATGGATTATATTCACCTATCGAGATTCAGCTTAAAACACCTTACGGCACTGCACGTCATGCTCAGTACACGCAGCGTGACCCAGACTGCTGCCAGGCTGTGCGTCAGCCCGTCCAGCATCAGTAAAATTCTCGCTCAGTTACGTGCACTTCTCGATGATGATCTGTTTTATCGCGACGGTAATCAGCTAATCCCCACCCCCTGCGCCATCCAGATGGGCCCCGCCGTTCACAGTATTCTTTCCAGTATGAACGGAATATTACACCAGGCCAATTTTGAACCGACCCAATACAGCGGTCACTATCACCTCGCTATGCGTGAAAGTACTCTGGAACTATTTGCCGCAGACATCGCCAACATTATTGATGAGTGTTCCCCGGAATTATCGCTGACCATTCACTCCAAAGAGCATCACGGATTCGAATCGCTGCAACGTGGTGTAATAGACTTTATGATTCTGCCTCATGACATCAGTCAACCCCCGACTCATGCAAAAGATTTAGTGTGGCAGGTGATCACCGGTGATGAAATGGTGTGCCTGATGAATCCCGCTCATCCGCTCGCAGAGCAGGAAATGACAATAGAAAATTATCTGTCATGCCAGCATATTTCTATTCTGGACAAAGAGCTCAGTGAACCATTCTTTGAAAAAGCGCTCGCGCAAAATCACCGCTCCCGACAGATTAAACTGACTACGGCAGACTTCGGCGCCGCAGCCATTATGTGCCACCACACTGACCTGCTGTTTACCTGCTCGCGCCATTGGGCAAAAAACGCGAAACAGGCCAAGGGATTAGTGTGTAAATCGTTGCCGTTCGATTACGGTACCGTAGCCTACAGCCTGGTTTGGAACAAACCAAGTATGAACGATCAGGCGATGAAATGGCTGTGTCAGCGCTTAACCCAAGGCCGTTGTGACTGTGTCATTTCGGGCGACGAAATTCATCCGGTCTCGTCGCAAGACAGGGTGTGA
- the phhA gene encoding phenylalanine 4-monooxygenase: MTHYHSKPVNTKGLVQWSEQEDAIWHDLVARQQSVIHPRACQAYLDGLSMLDLPLNRVPQLPEINRILQRETGWQVAPVPALIPFDRFFALLAEKQFPVATFLRSREEFDYLQEPDFFHEIFGHCAMLTHPDFAAFTHKYGQLGREASAKQRVFLARLYWFTVEFGLVREGDLTKIYGGGILSSPGETLYSLGSDTPVRTAFDLHRVLRTPYRIDIMQPIYFVLEDIRQLYELSKMDLMSHVEQAMQAGLLPPLFTPKEESHA; the protein is encoded by the coding sequence ATGACACATTATCATTCCAAGCCAGTGAATACTAAAGGGTTGGTGCAATGGAGCGAGCAGGAAGATGCGATATGGCATGACCTGGTTGCTCGTCAGCAATCCGTGATTCACCCCCGCGCTTGTCAGGCTTACCTCGATGGGCTGAGTATGCTGGATCTGCCGCTCAACCGGGTTCCGCAACTGCCGGAAATTAACCGGATTCTGCAACGTGAAACTGGCTGGCAGGTCGCGCCGGTTCCTGCATTGATCCCGTTTGATCGTTTTTTTGCCCTGCTGGCGGAGAAACAATTTCCGGTTGCCACATTTTTACGCAGCCGCGAGGAGTTTGACTATCTGCAAGAGCCGGATTTTTTCCATGAAATTTTTGGTCACTGTGCGATGCTGACCCACCCAGATTTTGCTGCCTTTACCCATAAATATGGTCAGCTTGGGCGTGAGGCATCCGCCAAGCAACGTGTTTTCCTGGCGCGGCTGTACTGGTTTACGGTTGAGTTCGGGTTGGTACGGGAAGGTGATTTGACCAAGATCTACGGCGGTGGGATCCTGTCGTCTCCGGGCGAGACGCTTTATTCCCTGGGCAGTGATACCCCCGTGCGCACCGCGTTTGACTTGCACCGGGTGCTCAGAACACCGTATCGGATAGACATTATGCAGCCGATCTATTTTGTCCTGGAGGATATCCGTCAACTTTATGAACTGAGTAAGATGGATTTAATGAGCCACGTTGAACAAGCGATGCAGGCAGGTTTGCTGCCGCCGCTATTTACGCCAAAGGAAGAAAGCCATGCTTGA
- a CDS encoding 4a-hydroxytetrahydrobiopterin dehydratase: MKKLRCEACGADAIALSAAEQQTLLRELDDWSLMLRAGIPQLEKIYRFKNFKQAWAFADQIAQLAEEQFHHPAILLEWGQVTVTWWSHSIKGLHKNDFICAAKCDALV; encoded by the coding sequence TTGAAGAAACTACGCTGTGAGGCGTGCGGTGCAGATGCCATCGCGTTAAGCGCTGCCGAGCAGCAAACATTGTTACGTGAGTTGGATGATTGGTCGCTGATGCTCCGGGCTGGTATTCCGCAGCTGGAAAAAATATATAGGTTTAAAAATTTTAAGCAAGCCTGGGCGTTTGCAGACCAAATTGCGCAATTGGCTGAAGAGCAGTTTCATCATCCGGCCATTTTACTGGAGTGGGGCCAAGTCACGGTGACCTGGTGGAGTCATTCGATCAAAGGACTGCACAAAAACGATTTTATCTGCGCCGCGAAATGTGATGCTTTAGTTTGA
- the ectA gene encoding diaminobutyrate acetyltransferase has product MITAAPWVAYPEIMQNTQDEWAFRTPSRTDGKRVHELIAQCSPLDENSAYCNFLQSTHFRSTCVVAERNGDLVGFVSAYRKPDKPEELFIWQVAVHQDTRGMGLAFHMLNELLTRDDLADVTVIETTITRDNQGSWSLFKKLDKANGERGEVSTFLDQTRHFDGEHDTEYLYRIPLNSRINR; this is encoded by the coding sequence ATGATTACAGCAGCACCATGGGTCGCATACCCTGAAATTATGCAAAACACTCAGGATGAGTGGGCGTTTCGAACGCCGAGCCGAACTGACGGAAAACGCGTTCACGAGTTGATCGCCCAGTGTTCGCCTCTGGATGAGAACTCCGCTTACTGTAACTTCCTGCAATCGACACATTTCCGTAGTACCTGTGTGGTAGCGGAACGCAATGGGGATTTGGTTGGATTCGTCTCAGCCTATCGCAAGCCGGACAAACCAGAAGAATTATTCATCTGGCAAGTCGCAGTGCATCAGGATACGCGCGGAATGGGTCTTGCTTTCCATATGCTGAACGAATTGTTGACCCGCGATGATCTTGCTGACGTTACGGTCATCGAAACGACAATCACCCGAGATAACCAAGGCTCCTGGAGTTTGTTCAAAAAACTGGATAAAGCCAACGGCGAACGCGGTGAAGTGTCAACTTTTCTCGATCAGACTCGCCATTTCGACGGCGAGCACGATACAGAATACCTGTATCGGATTCCCCTAAATTCACGAATCAACCGATAA
- a CDS encoding ectoine synthase yields MIVRTLEECRQSERRIVAETGTWDSVRMLLKDDQMGFSFHITTIYQGTETHIHYKNHLESVYCMSGEGEIEVVGGETYPIKPGTLYVLDKHDEHYLRAYKGADMVMACVFNPPLTGAEVHDKDGVYPVAV; encoded by the coding sequence ATGATTGTAAGAACCCTGGAAGAATGTCGCCAAAGTGAACGCCGTATCGTTGCAGAGACCGGCACGTGGGATAGCGTGCGCATGCTATTGAAAGACGATCAGATGGGCTTCTCTTTTCACATCACGACCATCTATCAAGGTACCGAAACACATATTCATTACAAGAACCACCTTGAATCTGTGTACTGCATGTCCGGTGAAGGGGAAATCGAAGTGGTCGGTGGTGAAACCTATCCGATCAAACCCGGCACACTGTATGTGCTGGATAAGCATGATGAGCATTACCTGCGTGCCTATAAAGGTGCCGATATGGTTATGGCCTGTGTGTTTAATCCGCCACTGACCGGAGCAGAAGTGCATGATAAAGACGGCGTCTACCCAGTTGCGGTCTAG
- a CDS encoding NAD(P)-dependent oxidoreductase, which produces MKKAAFIGLGVMGAPMAGHLAQGGFDTCVYNRNEHKALNWLERYPGRQAKTPGLAAQGADVVLMCVGNDDDVRSVVYGPDGVLAAMAPGAVLVDHTTTSAELAEELARACRQQGVHFIDAPVSGGQAGAEQGSLTVMCGGEPAVFATLQPVFDCYARQASLLGEHGQGQRCKMVNQICIAGVLKGLSEALLVADSAGLDIAQVVEVLKHGAAGSWQMENRAVTMSKQRFDFGFAIDWMRKDLAICLAEAERNQLTLPLTAEVDRQYQALQQQGLGRMDTSVLIKACQ; this is translated from the coding sequence ATGAAAAAAGCAGCATTTATCGGATTGGGGGTTATGGGAGCGCCGATGGCCGGACATCTGGCGCAGGGTGGTTTTGACACCTGTGTCTATAACCGTAATGAGCACAAAGCGCTCAACTGGCTGGAGCGTTATCCGGGCCGACAGGCAAAAACGCCGGGTTTAGCGGCACAAGGTGCGGACGTGGTGCTGATGTGTGTCGGTAACGACGACGATGTGCGCAGTGTGGTGTACGGGCCAGATGGCGTACTGGCTGCCATGGCGCCGGGTGCGGTATTGGTGGATCACACCACCACGTCGGCGGAGCTGGCTGAGGAACTGGCCCGCGCGTGTCGTCAGCAAGGTGTGCACTTTATTGACGCGCCGGTTTCCGGTGGTCAGGCCGGCGCAGAGCAGGGCAGCTTGACCGTGATGTGCGGCGGTGAACCTGCGGTATTTGCAACCCTGCAGCCGGTCTTTGATTGTTACGCCCGTCAGGCCTCGTTACTGGGTGAACACGGTCAGGGCCAGCGCTGCAAGATGGTCAATCAGATTTGCATTGCCGGTGTGCTGAAGGGGCTGAGCGAGGCTCTGCTGGTTGCTGACAGTGCGGGTCTGGATATCGCGCAGGTGGTGGAGGTGCTGAAACATGGCGCCGCCGGCTCTTGGCAGATGGAAAACCGCGCTGTGACGATGAGCAAGCAACGTTTTGATTTTGGTTTCGCTATCGACTGGATGCGCAAAGATCTGGCTATTTGTCTGGCTGAAGCGGAGCGTAATCAGTTGACGCTGCCACTGACCGCCGAAGTGGATCGTCAGTATCAGGCATTGCAGCAACAGGGACTAGGCCGGATGGATACCTCGGTATTGATCAAAGCCTGTCAGTAA
- a CDS encoding ribosome recycling factor family protein encodes MPESRTKLQANPLPDNTNQALTIALPSLIHRIGRAHTQTLKQLALALQCELKRVRRSRHWQLSGQGEQLAALLREIYASPDAEAVRFVTQKLTSSVEAYQRQTGPNRLAELIQTCPGITLAELVQQTGCTLAEARAAREAHEWQQ; translated from the coding sequence ATGCCTGAATCCCGTACCAAACTGCAAGCTAATCCCCTGCCAGATAATACCAACCAAGCGTTGACGATTGCCCTGCCGTCGTTGATTCATCGCATTGGCCGGGCACACACCCAGACACTTAAACAACTGGCGCTGGCGCTGCAGTGTGAACTCAAACGAGTCCGCCGTTCACGTCACTGGCAACTGAGCGGTCAGGGAGAACAGTTAGCGGCACTGCTGCGCGAGATCTATGCCAGTCCGGACGCCGAGGCTGTTCGGTTTGTGACCCAGAAATTAACGAGCAGTGTCGAGGCTTATCAACGGCAGACGGGACCAAACCGGCTGGCTGAATTAATCCAAACCTGTCCGGGTATTACCCTGGCAGAACTGGTTCAACAGACCGGTTGTACTCTGGCTGAGGCGCGTGCGGCACGGGAAGCGCACGAATGGCAACAATAA
- a CDS encoding prephenate dehydratase domain-containing protein: MVVKRLATMLLAGTALFASGTFAASSDHIYVQASKGSFNDAAISKLFEQKPSLKADVDFSGTPLNTFMQADLHNSLAFSAVENSTIDGHLVQATVEALQQYKLVDVKAFITTPIEMCVLMNRADVESKHPITLIASHPAALKQINSWKQSLGVKELSVPEGTAVAAQRVSNGDMPNGTAAIGACVLEKVYSNLVVVEQGVQDNKNNNTSFLLMDVEKRVSPISEQQARQELQAAIDLGQKL; encoded by the coding sequence ATTGTCGTGAAACGATTGGCTACCATGCTGTTAGCAGGAACAGCACTATTCGCATCGGGAACCTTTGCTGCCAGCAGTGACCATATCTACGTGCAGGCATCCAAAGGCAGCTTTAACGATGCAGCGATCAGCAAACTGTTTGAACAAAAACCCAGTTTAAAAGCGGATGTCGACTTTTCCGGTACACCGCTCAACACTTTTATGCAGGCTGATCTGCACAATTCTCTCGCTTTCAGTGCCGTTGAAAACTCAACCATTGATGGACACCTGGTTCAGGCGACGGTGGAAGCGTTACAGCAATACAAACTGGTGGACGTCAAAGCCTTCATTACCACACCGATTGAAATGTGCGTGCTGATGAACCGTGCTGATGTGGAGTCCAAGCACCCGATTACGCTAATTGCTTCCCATCCTGCGGCGCTCAAGCAGATCAACAGCTGGAAACAGAGTTTGGGTGTAAAAGAACTCTCCGTGCCGGAAGGTACTGCAGTGGCAGCACAGCGCGTGTCGAACGGTGATATGCCCAATGGCACCGCAGCGATTGGCGCCTGTGTACTGGAGAAAGTCTATTCCAACCTGGTGGTGGTCGAGCAAGGCGTGCAGGACAACAAAAACAACAATACTTCGTTTCTGTTGATGGATGTTGAAAAACGCGTTTCGCCAATCAGTGAACAGCAAGCACGTCAGGAGTTGCAAGCCGCTATTGATCTGGGCCAGAAGCTATAG
- a CDS encoding helix-turn-helix transcriptional regulator, producing MELQNIAVNLRLLCSYVGNVTECSRKIGINRQQFSKYLNGYSQPSMQSLRKICDYFGVDSDEIYLEPKLFKKLLSTQPITPQPLRLVDDSPQSQRYSRQLQGMMEHSAQGLERYLGDYYYYYMTPSYPGHISKSFARLTMKNGIGYSHFYERVESGQAMQEHCDIGKFVGVVFLLGERLQIVDYSVHCQRAVSQTILYGATRGSVHLLSGLTMGIQGRNSRIPFTSRVVFEKLSSEQSLKQKLRGVSLERIDDNNISPAVLSRLTASGSLDDPHIFTAAENC from the coding sequence ATGGAATTGCAAAATATCGCCGTCAATCTTCGTCTTCTATGCAGTTATGTCGGTAATGTCACTGAGTGCAGTCGTAAAATCGGCATCAACCGGCAGCAGTTTTCCAAATACCTCAACGGCTACAGTCAGCCTTCTATGCAGAGTTTGCGAAAAATCTGCGATTACTTTGGTGTCGACAGTGATGAAATTTATCTTGAACCGAAGTTATTCAAAAAGCTGTTATCAACCCAGCCGATAACGCCTCAACCGCTGCGCCTGGTGGATGACTCGCCGCAGAGCCAGCGTTATAGCCGGCAACTACAAGGCATGATGGAACATTCCGCGCAGGGGCTGGAGCGTTATCTGGGCGATTATTATTACTACTATATGACCCCGTCTTATCCCGGTCATATCAGCAAAAGTTTTGCCCGCCTGACTATGAAAAATGGTATTGGCTATTCGCATTTCTACGAGCGGGTCGAATCCGGTCAGGCGATGCAGGAGCATTGTGATATCGGTAAATTTGTGGGTGTGGTTTTTCTGCTTGGCGAACGTTTGCAGATCGTGGATTACAGCGTGCATTGTCAGCGTGCGGTTTCCCAGACGATTTTGTATGGTGCAACCCGCGGCAGTGTCCATTTGCTCTCTGGCCTGACCATGGGGATTCAGGGGCGCAATTCACGTATCCCGTTTACTTCACGGGTCGTTTTTGAAAAGTTAAGCAGCGAGCAGTCGCTGAAACAAAAATTGCGCGGAGTGAGCCTGGAGCGTATTGATGATAACAACATATCACCTGCGGTTTTATCGCGCCTGACCGCCTCCGGTAGTCTCGATGATCCACATATTTTTACTGCGGCAGAAAACTGCTGA